Proteins found in one Fibrobacter sp. genomic segment:
- a CDS encoding pyridoxal phosphate-dependent aminotransferase has translation MNFDKVVNRRGTNSLKWDVPENELPLWVADMDFATAPAVVDAIKKRTECAAFGYSIIPEEWNQAYVGWWKRRYNYEMDPESLIFCTGVVPAISSIVRKVTTPAENVVILTPVYNIFFNSIVNNGRNVLQCPLKNTAGVYSIDWDALEKALANPQTSLLIFCNPHNPVGKIWTAEEMARVGELCKKHSVTVISDEIHCDLTKPNKCYIPFASVSDTCRDISIVCMAPTKTFNIAGLQTAAVSVANPTLRHKVWRGLNTDEVAEPNVFAIQAAIAAYNEGEPWLDELLQYIQGNRELVTDFIAREIPQVKLIDAEATYLLWLDCKDFCKRHRMNSVQLQQDLRENAQVFLSDGSVYGDAGEGFMRMNIACPKATLQEALNRLKAYFDK, from the coding sequence ATGAATTTTGACAAAGTGGTAAACCGTCGCGGAACCAATTCCCTCAAGTGGGACGTTCCCGAAAATGAATTGCCCCTGTGGGTCGCCGACATGGATTTCGCCACAGCCCCTGCCGTTGTGGACGCCATCAAGAAGCGCACGGAATGTGCCGCCTTCGGTTACTCCATCATTCCCGAGGAATGGAACCAGGCTTATGTAGGCTGGTGGAAGCGCCGCTACAATTACGAGATGGATCCGGAATCCTTGATTTTCTGCACCGGTGTGGTGCCCGCCATTTCCAGTATCGTACGTAAGGTAACCACCCCTGCAGAAAACGTGGTGATTTTAACACCAGTGTACAACATCTTCTTCAACTCCATCGTGAACAACGGAAGAAATGTTCTGCAGTGCCCACTTAAGAACACCGCGGGAGTTTACAGCATCGACTGGGACGCATTAGAAAAAGCTCTGGCAAATCCGCAGACAAGTCTCTTGATTTTCTGCAACCCTCACAACCCTGTAGGTAAAATCTGGACCGCAGAAGAAATGGCCCGTGTGGGCGAACTTTGCAAGAAGCACAGCGTCACCGTGATTTCCGACGAAATCCATTGCGACCTGACGAAGCCCAACAAGTGCTACATTCCCTTTGCCAGCGTTTCGGACACCTGCCGCGACATTAGCATTGTCTGCATGGCTCCTACAAAGACCTTCAACATTGCGGGTCTCCAGACGGCAGCGGTTTCTGTAGCCAACCCCACGTTGCGTCATAAGGTTTGGCGCGGGCTGAATACCGACGAAGTAGCAGAACCAAACGTATTTGCCATCCAGGCAGCCATTGCCGCCTATAACGAAGGCGAGCCCTGGCTCGACGAACTTTTGCAGTACATTCAGGGCAACAGGGAACTTGTAACAGATTTTATCGCCCGGGAAATTCCGCAGGTAAAGCTCATTGACGCCGAAGCCACCTATTTGCTGTGGCTAGACTGCAAGGACTTCTGCAAACGCCACAGGATGAATTCCGTCCAGTTGCAACAGGACCTTCGGGAAAACGCCCAAGTGTTCCTTTCCGACGGAAGTGTCTACGGCGACGCCGGCGAAGGCTTCATGCGTATGAACATCGCATGCCCCAAGGCCACCCTGCAGGAAGCGTTAAACCGCCTTAAGGCATACTTCGACAAGTAA
- a CDS encoding DUF3737 family protein — MAELIKQQFLTGERALFKSNNLRIDDSIFDDGESPLKESSNIELLGSMFKWKYPLWYCKNISAKNTDWFEMARAGVWYTDNISVESALIQAPKNFRRCNGLTLKNVNFTNAAETLWHCKNVKMENVNAKGDYFAMNCSDMEVSNFNLDENYSFDGARNVVIRNAKMLSKDSFWNTDNVTVYDSFISGEYLGWNAKNLTLINCTIESLQGMCYIENLVMKNCKLINTTLAFEYSTVDAEITNVIDSVKNPTSGIIRSAGIKELIMESDKVDVSKTKFETI; from the coding sequence ATGGCAGAACTGATCAAGCAGCAATTTTTGACTGGCGAACGCGCCCTTTTCAAGAGCAACAATTTAAGAATCGATGATTCCATCTTTGACGACGGAGAATCTCCTCTCAAGGAATCTAGCAACATTGAATTGCTGGGTAGCATGTTCAAGTGGAAATATCCGCTGTGGTACTGCAAAAACATTTCTGCAAAGAATACCGACTGGTTCGAAATGGCACGTGCAGGCGTCTGGTACACGGACAACATTTCTGTAGAGAGCGCACTGATTCAGGCTCCCAAGAATTTCCGTCGCTGCAATGGTCTTACCCTAAAGAACGTGAACTTCACCAACGCCGCAGAAACCCTCTGGCACTGCAAAAACGTAAAGATGGAAAACGTCAACGCCAAGGGCGATTACTTTGCCATGAACTGCAGCGATATGGAAGTTTCCAACTTCAATCTGGACGAAAACTATTCCTTTGACGGCGCCCGGAACGTTGTGATTCGCAACGCAAAAATGCTTTCCAAGGATTCCTTCTGGAATACCGACAACGTGACTGTTTACGATTCCTTTATTTCCGGCGAATACCTGGGATGGAACGCCAAGAATTTGACACTCATCAACTGCACCATCGAAAGCCTGCAAGGCATGTGCTACATTGAAAATCTTGTGATGAAGAATTGCAAGCTCATCAACACCACCTTGGCATTTGAATACTCTACTGTTGATGCAGAAATCACGAACGTCATTGACAGCGTCAAGAATCCCACCAGCGGCATCATCCGTTCTGCAGGCATCAAGGAACTGATCATGGAAAGCGACAAGGTTGACGTTTCCAAGACCAAGTTCGAGACCATTTAA
- a CDS encoding AzlC family ABC transporter permease: MLNASQSTFKKSLKIAFKLSLPVLTGYWFLGITYGVLAESMGFSYWYPLSMAVFIFSGSAEFLGLGMLAANFNPLAAASMALVVGARHLFYGVSMLDRYKGMGWRKPFLIFWLTDETFAVNYNAREATATEMLLVSFLDYFYWISGGFMGYIFGSLLKFDIHGLEFVVTAMFTAIFMDQFLKEKELRPAWIGIGCTAVSLYVVGSQYFVIPAMIGILLMLTAFRKTLEPSYVMSENRAELAENRAAPAGEKLEEVRK; this comes from the coding sequence ATGTTAAACGCCTCCCAGTCCACCTTCAAAAAATCACTGAAGATTGCCTTCAAGCTATCTCTGCCTGTACTTACGGGATACTGGTTTCTGGGCATTACTTATGGCGTGCTGGCGGAATCCATGGGATTTAGCTATTGGTATCCGCTGAGCATGGCTGTGTTCATCTTTAGCGGTTCTGCGGAATTCTTGGGCCTGGGAATGTTGGCTGCAAATTTCAACCCGCTGGCAGCGGCAAGCATGGCCCTCGTGGTGGGCGCCCGTCACTTATTCTATGGCGTCTCCATGCTGGATCGCTACAAAGGTATGGGCTGGCGAAAGCCCTTCCTGATTTTCTGGCTTACGGATGAAACTTTTGCGGTGAACTACAATGCTCGTGAAGCTACGGCAACAGAAATGCTGCTGGTCAGTTTTCTGGATTATTTCTACTGGATTTCCGGTGGCTTCATGGGCTACATATTTGGCTCTCTCCTGAAGTTTGACATTCACGGTTTGGAGTTTGTGGTGACCGCCATGTTTACCGCCATCTTTATGGACCAATTCCTGAAGGAAAAGGAACTGCGTCCGGCGTGGATTGGAATTGGCTGCACTGCCGTCAGCTTGTATGTTGTGGGCTCCCAGTACTTCGTGATTCCTGCCATGATTGGGATTCTCCTGATGCTGACTGCGTTTCGCAAGACGTTGGAACCGAGTTATGTTATGTCTGAAAATCGCGCGGAACTTGCGGAAAATCGCGCAGCCCCCGCCGGCGAAAAATTAGAGGAGGTCCGCAAATGA
- a CDS encoding branched-chain amino acid transporter permease codes for MTSQQQIITIVILAVITFMTRALPFLIFPAGKPTPKYIQYLGKALPLSVFGMLVVYCLKDVQWLEGSHGIPEILGIAAVVLMHLWRRQLFLSMAVGTAIYMILIRVLQ; via the coding sequence ATGACTTCCCAGCAGCAGATTATCACCATCGTAATTCTTGCGGTAATTACATTTATGACCCGCGCCTTGCCCTTCCTCATTTTCCCTGCAGGAAAGCCTACGCCAAAATACATCCAGTATCTGGGCAAGGCCTTGCCGCTTTCCGTTTTTGGAATGCTTGTGGTGTATTGCCTTAAGGATGTGCAATGGCTTGAGGGCTCTCATGGCATTCCTGAAATTTTGGGCATTGCCGCCGTGGTGCTTATGCACTTATGGCGTCGTCAGCTGTTCCTTTCCATGGCGGTAGGAACTGCTATATATATGATTTTGATTCGCGTTCTGCAATAG